CTACTTCCATTTCTACCGGGTAGTTCAGGGTATTGTCACCTTTCGCAGCGATGAAAGTAATTTTACCTTCATAGCTGACTTCAGGGAATACATTGGTTGTTACGTTTACTTTGTCTCCTTCCTTCAGGCTTACCACCTGGATTTCCGGAACAGATACAGCCAGTTTCAATCGGCTTACATCTACGATGTCGAACAGTTTATTACCAGGGGAGAGGTAAGCACCCTGTTCTACATATTTTTTATTGATGATACCGGAGATCGGTGCTTTGATATAAGTATCGCTTACACGACGGGTAGCAGCAGTATAGCGGGTTTTAGCCAGTTCGTATTGCAGGGAGGCATCATCCACCTGTTTCTTTGTCACACCACCTGTTTTGAATGCCGCTTCATATCTTTCTTTATCTACGCGCAGTTGCTCAAGATTTACTTTAGCTGATTGCAGATCAGTACCCAGAATTTCACCATCTACATAGGCAATCACCTGCCCCTGTCTTACCACGCTACCTTCGTCTACCAGTAGTTTGGTAATACGACCGGAAGTTTCTGCCAGGTAGTCCAGTTCACGCACGGGTGCAAAGTTTCCGTTTGCGAGGAAACCCTGTGAAAAATCTTCTTTACTCACCTTTTCCGTCAGCACTGAAATTTCACCTGCATTACTTTCTTTTACGAATTTGGTTTTTTCTTCGTTGGCTTTCTTATTGGCACCCAGTTTCCACATGATCAATACCACGGCGGCGATGGTCACTAAGGTCCAGATAATAATTTTTTTCATATAGTTCCAGTATACAGTTTTAAAGAAAGTGATTGTGTTAGTTCAACAGGGATTTAAGATTCCCATTGGATTTGATGATGTCCAGTTCAGCCAGTTTATATTGCAACAATGCCTCGTTGTAGTTATTCTGTGCTTCGGTCAGGGATGTTTCTGAATCCAGCAGATCGGTCAGACTGGCCAGGCCCAGGTTATAGTTGTTCTGGGTAGAAGTATACACCTCGTTTGCCAGTTCAACGTTTTCCTTTTGCGCACGGATGGTGCTCAGGTTGTTCTGTGCCTGCAGTTTGGCATTTTCAAACTGGGTATTCAGTGCCAGTGCTACTTCTTCCTTCTGCTTAGTCAGTTCTTTCAGTGTCACATTTGCCTGGCTTACTCTTGAGCGGCGGGCAAAACCATCGAAGATAGGCACCTTCAGGGTCAGGCTCACAGAAGCCATATCGTACCAGTTGGCAGTAGATCCGCCAGACTTGGATTTAAGAAAGTCGAACTTGTCGCTGAGACCATTGTAAGAATAGTTACCACCCAGCTGCAGGGTAGGGTAGTACTGGGCGATGTATGCCTTCTTCTGGTAGTTCTGCAGTTCTTCCTGTTTAGTCAGGAGTTTATATTCAATCCTGTTGTCCAGCGCCACGCCTCCGAAATCAGCAGCACCAGCTGTTTTGCTTTCGATCTCTTTGAAGGAAGTAACTGGCAGTTCCAGGGCAGTGCTCATAGACATCCCCATCTGCATTTTCAGCTGGTTGGCCTGGATCAGGAACTGGTTCTGCGCGTTGATGCGCTGTGTTTTATAATTGGTGAGGTTCACACGCATCCTGTCCAGGTCAATCTTGCGGGCAAGGCCGTTTTCAACCTGTGTAGCGGTGGTGTTTACCAGTTGTTGCAGTTTGTCA
This window of the Chitinophaga sancti genome carries:
- a CDS encoding efflux RND transporter periplasmic adaptor subunit gives rise to the protein MKKIIIWTLVTIAAVVLIMWKLGANKKANEEKTKFVKESNAGEISVLTEKVSKEDFSQGFLANGNFAPVRELDYLAETSGRITKLLVDEGSVVRQGQVIAYVDGEILGTDLQSAKVNLEQLRVDKERYEAAFKTGGVTKKQVDDASLQYELAKTRYTAATRRVSDTYIKAPISGIINKKYVEQGAYLSPGNKLFDIVDVSRLKLAVSVPEIQVVSLKEGDKVNVTTNVFPEVSYEGKITFIAAKGDNTLNYPVEMEVANISGKQLRAGMFGTAHFDIKNAAPMILVPRTSFIGGVNSNQVYVFENNTAKLRKVVAGRIFGDKVEIREGLNEGETVITAGQINLTDGAKVTVQQQAKG
- a CDS encoding TolC family protein codes for the protein MKKIMFTLVLLAGIRASYAQSALTLQDCLKYALANNQALARTRLEEDMGRFKTSEVRGQALPQVNANGSYTNNIKKQVLPIPGDFIGQPGKTVLLTAGVTHNVSAAGSVTQEVYNQSVFTGLKAAKAGEEYYRMQTAQSEETVIYNVTSLYYAALVSREKTIVLDANIDKLQQLVNTTATQVENGLARKIDLDRMRVNLTNYKTQRINAQNQFLIQANQLKMQMGMSMSTALELPVTSFKEIESKTAGAADFGGVALDNRIEYKLLTKQEELQNYQKKAYIAQYYPTLQLGGNYSYNGLSDKFDFLKSKSGGSTANWYDMASVSLTLKVPIFDGFARRSRVSQANVTLKELTKQKEEVALALNTQFENAKLQAQNNLSTIRAQKENVELANEVYTSTQNNYNLGLASLTDLLDSETSLTEAQNNYNEALLQYKLAELDIIKSNGNLKSLLN